GGGATGGCGCGAATTTTCTCGTCCACCAATTCCACGCCCATGACGATGTGGCCGATGAGCTTGCCCTCATCGGTGTAATCAAAGGAGCGTTCATAGCAAAGCTCATCGACCTTGCCGACATCATGGAGCAGGGCGCCGGCAACCAGCAGGTCACGGTTGAGGCCGGGGTAGCGACGGCAGATATCGTCGACCAGATCGGCGACCGCCAGGCTGTGCTCAAGCAGCCCGCCGAGATAGACATGATGCATGGCCTTGGCCGCGGGCGCGGTCCGGTAGCGCCGCAAAAAGTCTTCGTCCGCGAAAAAACTCTCAAGCAGTCGCCGAAGATGTCCATCCTCCAGCGAAGCCACCTTGGCATGCAGCTCCCGCTCCATGTCCTCAGGCAGACGTTCACTCACCGGAAGAAAGTCACTGAGATCGATCTGCTCATCGGTGAGCCGCTCCAGATCCTGCACGACCAGTTGCATCTTGCCCAAATAGACACTGGCCTTGCCCTTGGCGAGAATAAAATCATCTTTTTCAAAACGGGTCGCGAACTCATCCACCCGGTCCCACACGCGGCCTTCGATCTCTCCGGTGCGATCCATCAGCTTCAGAGTCATATAGGGCTTGCCGTTTTTGGCCATGGCCATGATCTTATCGCGGACCAGAAAAGGGCTCTCCACCCAATCCCTCTCCTGAATGCTCTCCACAAAAACCTGCTTCACGTACTTCTCCTATCGGTGATCTGTCTCATGACGGCTTCGGCGGCACGCAGCCCATCCAGGGCCGCACTCATGATACCGCCGGCATAACCGGCACCCTCTCCGCAAGGAAAGAGCCCGGGATGGGATAGAGATTGCCCGTCGTCACCACGTATAATGCGTAGTGGCGCCGAGGTGCGGGTTTCGACACCGACCAGGGTGGCCTCAGCCGTGACAAAGCCGCGCATGCGGCGCTCGAACACGGGCAGGGCCCGGCGCAAACCGGTGCCGATAAAAGCGGGCAGAATCCGGTTCAGGTCGGCTTCACGCACTCCGGGACGACAGGTTGAGTGCAAGGAGCCGCGACCGCGACCAAGAAAACTCAACAGGTTCTGGGCCGGTGCATGGTAATCGGCGCCACCTGCTGCAAAGGCTTGAGCTTCCAGCTCCTCCTGCAAGGCTAAACCGCCCAGGGGGCCGGGGACGGGAAAGTCTGTTTCGCGTACGCTCACCACCAAGGCGCTGTTGGACATTTTCCCAGCCCGACTGAGATAGCTCATGCCATTGACCACCAGTCTGCCCGTTTCGCTCGAAGCGGCGATCACTTCACCCCCCGGACACATA
The nucleotide sequence above comes from Geoalkalibacter ferrihydriticus DSM 17813. Encoded proteins:
- a CDS encoding 3'-5' exoribonuclease YhaM family protein yields the protein MKQVFVESIQERDWVESPFLVRDKIMAMAKNGKPYMTLKLMDRTGEIEGRVWDRVDEFATRFEKDDFILAKGKASVYLGKMQLVVQDLERLTDEQIDLSDFLPVSERLPEDMERELHAKVASLEDGHLRRLLESFFADEDFLRRYRTAPAAKAMHHVYLGGLLEHSLAVADLVDDICRRYPGLNRDLLVAGALLHDVGKVDELCYERSFDYTDEGKLIGHIVMGVELVDEKIRAIPGFPPRLAMLLKHLLLSHHGQYEYGSPKRPKIIEAVILNFLDDLDSKINGVRTHMEREPDSPSGWTAYHRLYDRYFFKDSFGAEAAAPAAVEGPAPAVKPQSAAKPQTMPGRAVKSNESRSRGASFTLGDQLRGKSLDLFSTQDDKE